The genomic window GTCCGACGCCCGTACGGAGATCACGCCACCGACGAGCCGGGACGCCAGCCGCTCCAGGGCGCGGGCCTTCCACACCGGGCGCAGCGACTGCGTCGCGGCGAGGTCGAAGCGGAGCTCCACCTGGGAGTCGCTCGTGTTGACGTGCTGGCCGCCTGGGCCCGACGAGCGCGAGAAACGCCACATGAGCTCGGCCTCCGGGAGGGAGACGGAGCCGCGGATGGGATAGGGCCCGGACATGTGTCCCATCGTCCCGGGCCCGGCGACCCGCGTCACCTTCTTTTCACGCCGTGCGGAACCCTTCTGCGCCCTGCCCGCGTTAGGGAGGGTGACAGCAATCGACCAGGAAAGGGACCTCCCCATGGCTGTAAGCCTGTCCAAGGGTGGCAACGTCTCGCTCACCAAGGAGGCACCGGGCCTGACCGCCGTCACGGTGGGCCTCGGCTGGGACGTCCGTACGACCACCGGCACCGACTTCGACCTCGACGCCTCGGCCATCGCGGTCAACCCCGGCGGGAAGGTCGTCTCGGACGGCCACTTCGTCTTCTTCAACAACAAGTCGACGCCCGACCAGACCATCGTCCACACCGGTGACAACCGCACGGGTGAGGGCGGCGGCGACGACGAGCAGATCAACGTCAATCTGGCGGGCCTGCCGGCCGACGTCGAGAAGATCGTCTTCCCGGTCTCCATCTACGAGGCGGAGAACCGCTCGCAGAACTTCGGCCAGGTGCGCAACGCGTACATCCGCATCGTCAACCAGGCCGGCGGCACCGAGATCGCCCGCTACGACCTGAGCGAGGACGCCGCCACCGAGACCGCCATGGTCTTCGGCGAGCTGTACCGCAACGGCGCGGAGTGGAAGTTCCGCGCGGTCGGCCAGGGTTACGCCTCGGGCCTGGTCGGCATCGCCCAGGACTTCGGCGTCAACGTCTGACGCGTCCTCCCGCTCGTCGCCCGGACGCGTCGCCCGACGCGTCCGGGCACAGGGGCCCCGGCCGCTTCCCGGCCGGGGCCTCGGCGTGCCCGCGGGACGCGCATCAGGGCTCGTCCGGCCTGTCCTCGCCGTACAGCCAGACGTCCCACAGCTCCGTGAGGTCCTTGCCGGACGTCTTCTCCGCGTAGGCGGTGAAGTCGTCGGTGGAGGCGTTGCCATGACGGTGGGTCTGCGGCCAGCCCTTCAGGATGGCGAAGAACGTGTCGTCGCCGACGGCCTGGCGCAGCTTGTGCAGGACCATCGCACCGCGGTAGTACACGGGCGGGTCCGACACCTGCTCCGCGCTCGGCGGATCGGCGGGCGGGAATTCCCAGAACCAGTCGACGTCGAACGCCTCCTCGAAGCTCACCTGGGCCGGGGTGTCCTCGAAGTCCTCGGCGTACAGCCACTCCGCGTAGGTCGCGAAACCCTCGTTGAGCCACATGTCCTGCCACGACTCGGGGGTGACCGAGTCGCCGTACCACTGGTGGGCAAGCTCGTGGACGAGGATCGGGGGGGTGAAGGAATCCTCCGTGAGGACGGGCCGGTTCTGGGTCTCCAGGGCGTAACCGGCGTCGCCGGTGCGCTCGACGATCGCGCCGGTGGAGGAGAAGGGGTACGGGCCGAAGTTCTCCTCGGCCCACTCCATGAGCTCGGGGATACGGGCCAGCAGCGGGCCGCTGCGCTCGGCGACGGTCCGGTCGGCGGCGGAGTAGACGGGCACGCCCCCGGCGTCCGGGCGGGACCTCGTGATCTCGTACGCGCCGATGGCGACGGTCGTGACGTAACTGGCCATGGGCTGCGCGGTGTGCCAGGCGAAGGTCGTGCGGCGCCCGTCGGCGGCGGATCGCTGGGACCGCAGCTCCCCGTTGGAGACGGCGGTCAGGCCCTTGGGCACGGTGACCGTGATGTCGTACGACGCCTTGTCGCTGGGGTGGTGGTTGCCCGGGAACCACGCCATGGACCCGGTCGGCTGCCCGAGTGCGAGCGCGCCGTCCGCGGTTTTCAGCCAGCCCTCCTCCGCGCCGCCCCGATTGGTGATGGTCCGCGGGGAGCCGGAGTAGCGGACGACGGCGCGGAACGTGTCGCCCTTGTGCAGGTCGTCGTGCGGGCGGAGGGTCAGCTCGTCTCCGGCGCGGTTGACGGCGGCGGGGGCTCCGTCGACGGTCGCGCCGCCGACGGTCAGCCCGTGGAAGTCGAGGTTGAAGGCGCTGAGGCTCTGGGTGGCGCGGGCCGTGATCTCGGCGGTGCCGTGGAGCATGCCCGTCCTCGGGTCGTAGTCGAGGGTGAGGGCGTAGTGCTGGACGTCGTAGCCGCCGTTGCCGAGCTTGGGGAAGTACGGATCGCGCAGACCGGCGGCTCCCGGAGTGCCGTGGACCCCGTGGGCGGCCCCGGCCGTGCACCCAGCGCCCGCCACGAGCGCCAGCAGGGCCGCGGCGGGTGCCAGGGTGCGCAGAAAGGGTCGCTGGTCCACACAGGTGATCCTATGCACGGATTGTCCGCTCCTCATCCGGGGCGGATCCGGCCTCCGCCCGCCGCCGGTGGCAAGCCGCGCGATGGAGCGGTGGCGGTGGCGCCGAAGCCGTTCACGCCCCCTCCGTCCGCTGCGCGGCCTCCGCGCTGATCCGTTCGAACTGGACGGCCATGGCGCGGGAGAGCGCCTGGGCGGCGGAGAGGGGACGGACCATCACCATGAAGTCGTCGATGAGGCCGTTCTCGTCGGTGTGGAGGAAGTCGCAGCCGTTGATCTCGCGGTCGCCGACGCGGGCGGTGAAGACGAGCGCATGGTCGCGGCCGTCGGCGCCGGTGATCTCGCGTACGTAGCGGAAGTCCTCGAAGACGCGGGTGACGGCGTCCAGGATCGCGGCGGTGATCGCCCTGCCGTGGTACGGGCGGAAGGCGACGGGGCTGGTGAAGACGACGTCCTCGGCGAGGAGCGCACGGACGGCGTCGTGGTCGCCGGCCTCGACGGCTTTGCGGAACGGCTGCATGACCGGTGCCTCCTACGGAACGCGGAACACGGAACACAGGCACCTGGCCTGGTGCCCTGATACTCACTTTGTTGACTAGGTGCACTGGAGATTAATCACTTCGGTGTTAGCGTGTCCAGGTGTCCCTCAAGTACGCGATCCTGGCGGCCCTCCTGGAGGGCGAGGCGTCGGGCTACGACCTGGCCAAGGTCTTCGACGTGTCGGTGGCGAACTTCTGGTCCGCGACGCCCCAGCAGCTGTACCGGGAGCTCGACCGGTTGGCCGGCGACGGCCTGGTCGCGGCGCGCGTGGTCCAGCAGGAGCGCCGCCCCAACAAGCGGATCTTCAGGCTCACCGAGGCCGGCCGCGAGAAGCTGCGCACCTTCACCGAGACCCCGCCCCGGCCCACCACGATCCGCGACGAGCTCCTGGTCAAGGTCCAGGCTGTGGACCAGGCCGACCCGGACACCGCCCGGGCGCTCGTCGCGGAGCGCCTGGAGTGGGCCCGCACCAAGCTCGCCGCCTACGAGCGGCTGCGCGGCCTGCTCCTGAACGGCCGCTCCGAGGAGCAGTACCTGGCCGAGTCCGACCGGATCGGCCCCTATCTGACGCTGATGCGCGGCCGCATGTTCGAGCATGAGAACGTGCGCTGGTGCGAGCGCGTGCTGGAGATCATGAAGCAGCGCGGGGCGACACAGGACGGCACGGGTGACGCGGGTGACGCGGGTGACGCGGGTGACGCGGACGGCACGTGACGCGGGCGACGCGGCCGGACAACGGCCCTGAGACCCCGAGGGCGGGCGGGCGGCGCGAACCGTACGACGTGACACCATCGACCCGTGCTCGACATCGGCTACTCCCTCTCCCGCCGCTTCCCCGACCCCCCGCAGACCGACTACCGCCACGCGGACGTCCACGCCCTGCGGCACGACCTCTTCTGCGGCGACGTCTACCTCGCGGACACCAAGGCGGACCGCGAGGTGTCCACGGCCTGGGGATGGGTGCCGGTGCTCGACTTCGCCTGGGCGCTGTGCGACATCGTGGAGCGGCTCGACCGCGACCCGCTCGGCAGCCGGGCCGCGCAGCCGCAGTACGCCGAGCTCGACTTCACCGAGTCGACCGACCGCATGCTCTTCGAGCGGCGCTTCGGCTGGGTCGAGGTCGAGGCCGACTGGATGCCGGGCGACGAACCTCCGCTCACCTTCGGCCACGCCGAACTGCGCCGCGAGACCCGCGACTTCCTGCACGACCTGGTCGCCGACCTCACCGACATGCACGAGGGCCTGGCCGACAACCCCGTCGTCTGGGACCTCCAGGCCCGCTTCCCCCGCGTCCCCTAGGAGGTGTCCGACCTCGCGCAGAACGTGCACGACCCGTGCGCGGCCCGCGCGGTCAGTCCTCGACGCGGACGCCTATCTGTGCCGCGAACACCGGGGCCAGATCCATCAGTTGAGCCGTGCTGATCACCGCCCCCGCAAGCCGCTCCACCCCCCGGGCGATGTCCAGCTCGCCGCCCGCCTGCCGCAGGTCCACGTCCCGCATCCGGGCGCCGCTGAAGTCCACCCGCCGCAGCGCGCAGTCCCGGAACTCCACCCGCACCAGCTCCGCACCGCCGAAGTCGGGCTCGGACAGGACGCACCCCTCGAAGACCACGTCCGTCAGCCGGGCGCCGCGCAGGTTCAAGTAGTCGATCTTCCCTCCCCGCACCACCACCCTCTCCAGCACCGCCCCGTGCAGCTGCACCCCGCCCATCCGCGCGTCCACGACCTCCACATCCCGCAGCGACGCCCCCGCGAGGTCCGTCCCCACGCCCCGCACCCCCGTCAGCAGCGAGTCGATGAAGCGCGCCCCCGTGAGCGACGTCTCGTCAAGGCCGCACTCCCGCAGCGCGCAGTCCAGGAACCGCGCCCCCGCCCCCGCCTGGCCCGCCAGATCCAGCGCGGCCAGCTCGAAGCCGTCGTAGTCCCCGTCCGGCTCCAGGGCGCCCTCGTACGGCCGCAGGGGAGGCAGTCGCACCTCCGCCCGTCGCGCGCTTCTCACTTTTCCCGCCATGCCCCCATCGTGGCGTACGCCACTGACAACGCCCCCGAACTCCCCAGCCCCTTCCCCGATCCCGGCCTTGACCTCAACCTTGCTCGAGGTTGAAGAGTGGGCTCACCACGCCACCTGGCACACGTACCACCCGGCACACACACCACTCGGCCCACACGCCGCCCAGCACAGGGGAGCCCCCGATGCACGCCATACGCCTCCACGCCTTCGGCCCCGCCGAGAACCTCACGTACGAGAGCGTCGCCGACCCCGAACCCGGCCCCCGCCAGGTCCGTATCGCCGTCGCCGCGGCCGGCGTGCACCTCCTCGACGCCGCCCTGCGCGAAGGAGCCTCCGGCCCCTACCCCACCGCCGTCGAACTGCCCACCATCCCCGGCCGCGAGGTCGCCGGCACCGTGGACCGCGTCGGCGAGGGCACCGACCCGGCCTGGCTCGGCAAGCGGGTCGTCGCCCACATCGGCATGGCCCCGGGCGGTTACGCCGAGCTCACCGTCACCGACGCCGACCGGCTCCACGAACTCCCGGACACCCTCGACGAGGCCGCCGCCGTCGCCATGATCGGCACCGGCCGCACCGCCCTGGGCATCCTCCAGTTCACCGACCTCGGCCCCGGCTCCGTCGCCGTCGTCCCCGCCGCGGCCGGCGGCATCGGCACCCTCCTCGTCCAGTACGCCAAGAACGCGGGCGCCACCGTCATCGGCCTCGCCGGCGGCCCCGGGAAGACCGCCCGCGCGACCGCGAACGGCGCCGACCTCGCCGTCGACTACACGCTCCCCGACTGGCCCGAGCACGTCCGCGCCCACCTCGGCGACCGCCGCGCCACCGTCGTCTTCGACTCGGTCGGCGGAGCCGCCGCCCGCGCCGCCGTCGACCTCCTCGGCAAGGGCGGGCAGCACATCGTCTTCGGCTGGTCCGGCGAGGGCATCAACGGCGGCTCCCCGCTCAGCTTCACCGACGAGGAGCTGACGGCCCGCGGCATCACCTCCGAGAGCGTCCTCGGACCCGTCATGCTGGAAAAGGCAGGCGGCCTGCGCGCCCTGGAACTCCGCGCGCTCACCGAGGCCGCCACCGGGCGCCTCCGCCCGGCGGTCCAGCGCTTCCCCCTCGCCGAGGCGGCCGCGGCCCACCGCGCGCTGGAGACCCGCGGCACGATCGGCAAGGTGGTCCTGGAGCCGTAGACCCCGCAGGCCCGGGGGGAGCCGTGTCCCTACCCCCGCTCCGGCTCCCCCCGGTACGTCTCGTTGCGGAACACGTCCCCCAAGTCCCCCAGCGACTCGTCCGACGCGTCCTCGTAGACCTCGTCCCCCGCCGCATCCCGCGACTCCCCGCGCGGCTCGCCGCGCTCCCCGGCGGCTTCGCGCTTCTCCTCCTCGAGCCGCTTGCGGATCCTCTCCGGCCTGTCTCCGAGCTGGTCCATGACCGTTCTCCCTCGTGAGCGCAGCACCCCCGCTCCCGCGGCCAGAGTCACACAGCGCCGCCCGCCCCGCACCCGGAAGCCGCCCCGCCCCGGACGCCCAGCGCCGCAAGCGCCCCGTCCGTCAGCCGGTACACCGTCCACTCGTCCTGCGGCCGCGCGCCCAGCGACTCGTAGAAGGCGATCGACGGAGCGTTCCAGTTCAGGACGGACCACTCCAGCCGCTCGTACCCGCGCTCCACACAGATCCGCGCCAGCTCCGTCAGCAGCGCCTTCCCGTGCCCGCCGCCCCGCAGCTGCGGCCGTACGTACAGATCCTCCAGGTAGATCCCGTGCACCCCGCGCCACGTCGAGAAGTTCAGGAACCACAGCGCGAAACCGGCGGTCTCGCCGTCGTCCGTCTCCGCGATGTGTGCAAAGGCCGCCGGCCGCTCCCCGAACAGCGCCTCACGCAGCTGCTCCTCGGTCGCCCG from Streptomyces formicae includes these protein-coding regions:
- the arfB gene encoding alternative ribosome rescue aminoacyl-tRNA hydrolase ArfB, which codes for MGHMSGPYPIRGSVSLPEAELMWRFSRSSGPGGQHVNTSDSQVELRFDLAATQSLRPVWKARALERLASRLVGGVISVRASDHRSQWRNRETAAVRLAALLAEATAPPPRPRRPTKIPRGINERRLREKKHRAETKRGRNARDW
- a CDS encoding TerD family protein, with translation MAVSLSKGGNVSLTKEAPGLTAVTVGLGWDVRTTTGTDFDLDASAIAVNPGGKVVSDGHFVFFNNKSTPDQTIVHTGDNRTGEGGGDDEQINVNLAGLPADVEKIVFPVSIYEAENRSQNFGQVRNAYIRIVNQAGGTEIARYDLSEDAATETAMVFGELYRNGAEWKFRAVGQGYASGLVGIAQDFGVNV
- a CDS encoding M1 family metallopeptidase, producing MDQRPFLRTLAPAAALLALVAGAGCTAGAAHGVHGTPGAAGLRDPYFPKLGNGGYDVQHYALTLDYDPRTGMLHGTAEITARATQSLSAFNLDFHGLTVGGATVDGAPAAVNRAGDELTLRPHDDLHKGDTFRAVVRYSGSPRTITNRGGAEEGWLKTADGALALGQPTGSMAWFPGNHHPSDKASYDITVTVPKGLTAVSNGELRSQRSAADGRRTTFAWHTAQPMASYVTTVAIGAYEITRSRPDAGGVPVYSAADRTVAERSGPLLARIPELMEWAEENFGPYPFSSTGAIVERTGDAGYALETQNRPVLTEDSFTPPILVHELAHQWYGDSVTPESWQDMWLNEGFATYAEWLYAEDFEDTPAQVSFEEAFDVDWFWEFPPADPPSAEQVSDPPVYYRGAMVLHKLRQAVGDDTFFAILKGWPQTHRHGNASTDDFTAYAEKTSGKDLTELWDVWLYGEDRPDEP
- a CDS encoding nuclear transport factor 2 family protein, which codes for MQPFRKAVEAGDHDAVRALLAEDVVFTSPVAFRPYHGRAITAAILDAVTRVFEDFRYVREITGADGRDHALVFTARVGDREINGCDFLHTDENGLIDDFMVMVRPLSAAQALSRAMAVQFERISAEAAQRTEGA
- a CDS encoding PadR family transcriptional regulator, with the translated sequence MSLKYAILAALLEGEASGYDLAKVFDVSVANFWSATPQQLYRELDRLAGDGLVAARVVQQERRPNKRIFRLTEAGREKLRTFTETPPRPTTIRDELLVKVQAVDQADPDTARALVAERLEWARTKLAAYERLRGLLLNGRSEEQYLAESDRIGPYLTLMRGRMFEHENVRWCERVLEIMKQRGATQDGTGDAGDAGDAGDADGT
- a CDS encoding pentapeptide repeat-containing protein, which produces MAGKVRSARRAEVRLPPLRPYEGALEPDGDYDGFELAALDLAGQAGAGARFLDCALRECGLDETSLTGARFIDSLLTGVRGVGTDLAGASLRDVEVVDARMGGVQLHGAVLERVVVRGGKIDYLNLRGARLTDVVFEGCVLSEPDFGGAELVRVEFRDCALRRVDFSGARMRDVDLRQAGGELDIARGVERLAGAVISTAQLMDLAPVFAAQIGVRVED
- a CDS encoding zinc-binding dehydrogenase; protein product: MHAIRLHAFGPAENLTYESVADPEPGPRQVRIAVAAAGVHLLDAALREGASGPYPTAVELPTIPGREVAGTVDRVGEGTDPAWLGKRVVAHIGMAPGGYAELTVTDADRLHELPDTLDEAAAVAMIGTGRTALGILQFTDLGPGSVAVVPAAAGGIGTLLVQYAKNAGATVIGLAGGPGKTARATANGADLAVDYTLPDWPEHVRAHLGDRRATVVFDSVGGAAARAAVDLLGKGGQHIVFGWSGEGINGGSPLSFTDEELTARGITSESVLGPVMLEKAGGLRALELRALTEAATGRLRPAVQRFPLAEAAAAHRALETRGTIGKVVLEP
- a CDS encoding GNAT family N-acetyltransferase; its protein translation is MIRTATPADVPVIHAMVRELAVYEKAPHEARATEEQLREALFGERPAAFAHIAETDDGETAGFALWFLNFSTWRGVHGIYLEDLYVRPQLRGGGHGKALLTELARICVERGYERLEWSVLNWNAPSIAFYESLGARPQDEWTVYRLTDGALAALGVRGGAASGCGAGGAV